The DNA segment TTCATGCCATTGACGGCAGTCTCGTTTTTACGAGGCGTCTTTCTGCCTGAAAGATGAGAAGAGGGTAGTCTCAATATGCGTTATTATCTCGCCTTTGACGATACGGACAATCTGGGCGCCCCTTACGGTACGGGGAAGGTGGCGCGGTGGTTCGAGTCGCGTCTTCCCGAAGGATGTCGGCTGTGGGCCGTGGTTCGGCAGCAGCTGCTGGTTCACGACGACGTTCCGTACACCTCGCACAACAGCGGGGCCTGTCTGGTCGTGGAGGCCGAAAACGAACGCTGTCGGAAACAGTTGCTGGAAACCGCCGTCGAGCACCTCAGGGAGCATTCCCTGGAAGGCAGTGATCCGGGACTATGCCTGGCCGCGGAAAACGACCTGGGAATGCCCCTGTTGACGGCCTTTGGCCAGCGCTGCACCAACAGCCTCGTCCATCAGGACGAGGCCTACGCCGCGGCCAAGGATGCCGGCGTCCACCTTTCCGCGCATGGGGGGACCGGAGACGGAGTGATCGGAGCCCTGGCCTCCGTGGGACTCACGGCCTGGGGCTGGGCCGGTAGATTCATTGAAATGGGAGGGCTGCGATCCCTGCCGGACAACCTGACCGTTGCCGCGTTGCGAAAGCACGGCCTTAGGGTGACCTCCATCGATCGGGACGCCCCTAATCCCGGCCCTGAGGACATGGTCCGCACCAACGGATGGTGCCGCCCTCGGCTGATTGGCGGGCAGCCCGTGCTGCTGGTGCAAAAGGAAACGGACGCGGCGTGGCGGGCGCTGGGAGGGAAGCGGGCGAAAGGTCACATGTCCTGACGGACTGTCCGAGAATCTTTTCTGACGCTTGAAGTGTTGCCCCGCCCCCGCGCTCACTTTGTTCATGATGTCGACGAAAAGCGCACTGAAGTCAACGTCAACCGGCTGGTGAGCCTTCGTAAAGGTCGTCGTCACGACAGCCCCGGCAGATTTCTCCGTCGTTCACCGGGTAGGCTTCCCGACACGTCGGACAGATTCCAATGCCACCGCGCCGTTTGTTCAGCAGATGACGAGCGGCGACCTGGATCCGTCTGATTCCGCAAATTTCCTCGCCGGCATTATAAATCTCGTCCAGCAGCGCTTCCGTATTCTGTTCCTTCTTGGGCTTGCGCTTCAAATACCAGTCTCCGATGTGGCTCCAGTCTTCAACCTTGGCCGGGTCCAGAAACACCCGGACTCCGTTTCCGTTCTCCTTGTCGTACAAACATAGCGCGTAGCGACCCAGGTTGACGACCCGCAACCAGCCATTGCCTAGGGTGCACGGGGTGAGCAGTTGAATGGCGTCGGGCAGGCAGTGCGTGGTTTCGGACACGGCGTCGTAGAGTATATCGCCGGGGAGTTCCCGTTTGGCTTTCTCCACCATGTAACCGCCGACGATGACGCCGGGTGAGATGTACCCGTGAAAAGTCCGGACAGTTTCCGCAAATTTATCCGGAGGATTGAGGCTGATGTGCATGCTTGTTCCTTTTTGTTTGGCGAACGCGAGAGAAGGAGAGCCTTAGGCCGTAATAATTCGCAAGGAATGATTTTCCGTTGAATGTCGCATACTAAAGAACCCCGGCCGGTTCGAGGCGGATTGTGAATCGGCTGGGGAGGGTGTGTCGGATGAACGCATCCGTAAATGACGGAATGAGTCCGGAATATTTTGTTTTTCAGCTTCCGGGAGATATGTTGACGAGTGAAGAGTCGCAGAATTGGTTCCAGGGCAGCTCGGCCAGAGGGATGAATCCATTTTCTCGGGCCAGACAATCCAGATGGATCAGCGAGAGAGGCGCCAGGGTCAAGTCCGGCTCGGCGTCGTGCTCGGTCAGGTCCAGACAGTTGAAGTAGCGATTGCACTGGCTGCAAGCGTAGAACCGTTCGCCTCGACGCTCGGCGGAGGCGTAATACAACAGGCCGTCGGGTTCCGTGTCGCCGCAATGTGGGCATTTGGAGCGCAGAAAGCGCCATTGGTGCGCACAGAGTGAACAGTGCAGCCAGAGTTGTCCGCTTTTGGAAACAAGATATTCCGAGGGCTCCGGAGCCTTGGGGCGGAGCAGGGCCATATCCGGGCGGGATCCGCAGATCGGGCAATTTCCTTTAGACCATGGCGTGTCCGCGATGAGCGGCCCAAGCAGTTCGGCCGCCCGCTGGATGCACGTTTTGAGGATCTCCATGCCGGCGAAGCTGAAGGTCCGCTCCGAAATGCCCAAAGTCGCCGAGAATCGGTCGAGGGCTTCCGCGTCGTCGTTGGCCAGCATGTTCAGCAAGGCGTCCACCAGTTCGGGGCTTTGGGCGAAAGCGGATTCCAGTATCCGAAGTTCGTCGGCGATGCCGGGAAGGGAGCGGATCAGTTCCGGCATCATCCAGGAGGCTGCCTGTCGGTAGGCCTCGCGCAAGAGTTCAGGGCCGACGTCGGCCAGTAGGGGAACTCCCTGGGTGAATTGATCCGGGTCGTGAACGATGTCGCTGATCGACTCCAAATCCAAATTTTTTCCGCATTCGATCCGGGCAGCGGAGAGTTTGCCGAAAGCCTTGGCAATCTCGGCGGAATAGGGAACTTCGTTCTTGGAGTGTTTGGCGCTTGGATGGGATTCGGCAACCTTTTCGGCGGGGATGGCGTTCCGCGAATCGAGCATGGGTGTTCCTTCTCTCGGTGTTTGTTCTTGGTGATTTCGTTGCTGATCGGCATGGCGGAAGGGGGCGGTCAAGCCGCTCCCTTCCGCTTTTTTGATCGTGTATCAGGACGGTGATCAGGCCGACATGCGCCGCACGGGCGAAGCCAGTTTTTCCAGAAACGCCTTCCGAGTGACGGGCCCGGACTCGCGCCCGGCGTATTGATGGTATCTGGATCGAGGCAGAGTCACCAGATAGATGACCCGCAAATCAGCCCGGTCCAACAACTGGGCCTGGGGGTGCTCCCGCTTGACGCGTTCCAGCCGGGCGTCGGCCAGGGACAACATCTCTTCGCGCTCGCCGAAGTTCATGGTCCCCGTGGGACAGACCTTGACGCAGGCGGGCTGCATGCCGGCCTGAATCCGATCGATGCACATGTCGCACTTGGTGATCAGTCCGGTTTCCTCGTCCAGCCTGGGGACATCGTAGGGGCAGGATTCCCGGATCGTCTGAAAGTCCAAGCCTTTGGTCTTGTCCGTGAAGAGTACCGCGCCACTCGCCTCGTCGTGCAGGATGGCCGTGTCGTCGAACATGTCGCCGGCCATCTTGCAGGGAGGATACACGCAGTGTCGGCACTGATCCGGAAAGAACAGCCAGTGGATCCGGTCGTCGATCTTATGCTCGCTGAAGCGGACCAGCTTGAAGTTGAACGGGGTGAAGTCGGGAGGGTTCTGGTGCGTGCCGCGCTGTTTCGTCGGCACGGCCTTGTGTCCCTTCCATTCCTTGCACGCGACCTGGCAACCGCGACAGGCCGTGCACCGGGATGTATCGATGAAGATCGTCTTAGCCATCGTTTGTCTCCTGTGAACGCGGCGGACATTCTCGTCCGCCGCGGATATGTCGAATGGATGCGCCGGTTAGACGGACAGCTCCGTCACTTTGTCCGCCTTGCGGATGTTCACCAGGCAGGCCTTGTATTCCGGGATGGTCACGTTTGGATCGTAGGCCGGGACCGTGAGCCGGTTCACGGCGTCGCCCACGCCCGGGGTCATGAAGCCGAAGCAGAAGGGCATGAACACCAGGTGCGTGGTCTTGCCCTGGATGTTGAAGGGCGAGATGCGCACCGTGACCATGGCGATGGCCTCCATGCTCCCCCGGATGCTTTCCACGATCACCGGATCGCCGTTGGCGATTCCGAGCTCCTTGGCCAGTTCATGGCTGACTTCGACGTATTGCTGCGGCTCGGCTTCCAGGAGGGCCGGCGTGTTTCGGGTGTCGGAGCCGCTGCACCAGTGCTCGGTCAGACAGCCCGTGGTGAGTACGATGGGGTATTTGGGATCGGCATTCGGGGCGATGACGTCCATGTCCGTGGTGCTGATCTTCATGCAGGGGTTGTGCATCTGCTTGGAGAAGGGATGCGCCGCAACCGGGGTTTCGGCCGGCTCGTAGTGCTCGGGCAGCGGCCCGTCCACCCTGCCTGGTCCGTACATGGCCCCGTGGCCTTCCACCTGCATGATGAACGGGTACTTGCCGTTCTCGTGGGCCATGGGCGGCCAGGGACCGTCGGGCACGTCGCCCACCCATTTGTCGCCTTCCCAGGCGATGACCACCTTTTCCGGGTTGAGTGGTTTGCCGTTGAGGTCCACGGAGGCCCGATTGTACAGGATGCGCCGGTTCACCGGCCAACACCAGGCGAAGTTGGGAAACAGGCCTATCTTGGCCTGTAAGGACGTCTGGGTCAGATCGCGACGCTTGGCGAGGTTGCCGTCGTTGGTGTATCCGCCTGCGTAGAGCCAATTCAGACTGACGGTGGACCCGTCGGCGGTGAGGAAGGCGAAGCTGGGCACTTGGTCGCCTTTTTTGAACTGCCTGCCGTTGACCTCGACGTCCCGGGTGAACCAGCCGTTGGTCTTCCTGGCGATGTAGTTCGGGTCATAGTCCTTGGGCCAGTCCAGGTTCAGGATGGGTTCTGGGAATGCGCCTTCTTCCTTGGCATAGAGGTCCCGGACCCGGTTCATGATGTCCACGACCATTTTGCCCATGGGCACGCTCTGGCCTTGAGGCTCGATGGCCTTGTGGTGCCACATGTGCCAGCGGCCGGAATTGGAGATGGTCCCGTCTTTTTCGCCGCGCTGGCAGGAGGGCAGCAGAAAGACCTCGGTCTTCACGCTCTTGGGGTCAACGCCCGGCCGCCTCCAGAAACTGCTGGTCTCGGTGTCGAACAGTTCGGCCACCACCAGCCAGTCCAGGTTGTCCATGGATTTGCGGACCTTGTGGGTGTGGGGCATGGTCTGGGCCGGGTTGTGTCCGTAGATGAAGCCGCCCTTGACCTTGCCCGCGTACATCGCGTCGAACATGAAGGCCGAGGAATAGTCCTTGCCCGGTTCGATCTTCGGCAGCCAGCCGTAGCCAAAGCCGTTTTCCTTGGTGGCGGCCTCGCCGAACCAACCCTTGAGCAGGCTGGTTACGTATTTTGGCCGGTTCTGCCACCAGTTGGCGCTCTTGGGGTCGTTGGACTTGGGCGTGTTCGCGGTCAGGTAGTCGTCCAGGGTTTGCCAATTGGCGTTGGGCATGGCGTTGTAGCCGGGGATGATGTGCCAGAGCAGGGCGTGGTCCGTGGAACCCTGGACATTGGGCTCCCCGCGCAGGGCGTTGATCGCTCCGCCGGCTTTGCCGATGTTGCCCAGCAAGAGCTGCACGATGGCCGAGAGGCGGATATTTTGGCAGCCCACGGTGTGCTGAGTCCAGCCCAGGGCGTACATCATTGTTCCGGCCTTGCCCGGCTGGCCCGTGGCCGCGTAGGCTTTGTAGACCTTGAGCAGATTGTCCTGGGATACCCCGGTGATTTCCGAAACCTTGTCCAGGGTGTAGCGGTCATAATGGGTCTTCATGATCTGGAAGACCGAGCGGGGGTTGGCCAGGGTCGTGTCGCGCTGGGGCACGCCCTTGTCGTCCAGGGCAAAGGCCCATTTTTTCTGGTCGTATTTTTTCGTCGCCGGGTCGTAGCCCGAGAACATGCCGTCCTTGAAATCAAAGTCCTGGCCCACGACAAAGGCGGCGTTGGTGTAGTTGAACACGTAGTCCTTGTCGTAGAGATCATTGTCCAGAATGTACTTGACCATGCCCGCCAGGAAGGGGATGTCCGTGCCTGATCGCAGGGGCACGTGAAAGTCGCACCGAGCCGAGGTTCTGGTGAAGCGGGGGTCGACGTGCATGACCACGGCCCCGGCGTCCTTGGCCTTGAGGACCCATTTGAAGGAGATTGGATGGTGCTCCGCGCAATTGGAGCCCATGATCAGGATGGCGTCCGCATTCTTGATGTCCACCCAGTGATTCGTCATCGCGCCGCGTCCGAACGACTCTGCCAGAGCCGGTACAGTGGCGCTGTGTCAGACCCGGGCCTGGTGGTCGATATAGACCCCCCCCAAGGCTCTGAACATTTGATGCTTCAGGGCGCACTCCTCGTTGTCCAATTGGGAGCCGCCCAGGTGAAAGATGGATTCGACGCGATTCACGGTTCGGCCCTGGGCGTCCTTCCCGATGAAGTCCTTGTCCCGGGTGTCCTTGACCAGTCGGGCGATGCGATCCAGGACGAAATTCCAGTCCTTTTCCTCCCATTTGTCCGCGCCGGGAGCCCGGTACAGGGGTTTCAAGATGCGTTTCTCGTTGTTGTGCATGGAGAGCATGGCCGCGCCCTTGGCGCAGAGCGAACCCTCGCTCACGGGATAGTCCGGGTCCCCCTCCACGTTGATCAGCTTGCCGTCCCGGACGTGCATCAGCACGTTACAGCCGCAGGAACAGAAATGGCAGATGGAAATGACTTCCTTGGCCCCCTCGATTTTCAAGCCCGCCGCATAGGCCTGAACCGGCTTGACGTCGAAACCGAGACGGGCCAGGGACATCCCGGCCACTCCCGCCCCGGTCATTTTCATGAACCCTCTGCGCGAAAGTTCCATACTTACCTCCTTGAAATGTGAACACGGACAGACATTCGCCAAACGCGGAAACCCGTTCCCGCGCAATCAATTATGTCTATCGTGACATGACAAAAAGGCTGTGTCAATAATTTAGTTTATTTATTTTGGCATGTTGTATATATTTTTTTTAGCACATATCAAGAGTGTGCTCGGCGCATCAGAGCATTCAGGCGCGTTTTTTTGCGTTTACGAGGGGGGCGGAGGATGGAGGGTCGTCTTGTGGGGAAGGTGTTTCAGCGTAGCTCTTGACGGGCCAGGGGAATAACGCTCCGGCGAGGTCCAGCGCGGAGCGTTCCACGGCGTCGAACCAGAGTAAAAAGCAGTTGCGTAGGAGTACGGCGAAAGGGGTGAGGCGGCAGCCGTCGCATTTATGCCCCGGATATTCGACGAGTTGAACGCCGAGGGCTTTTTCCGAGGCCTTTATCTTGCCCCAGGCGGCCCGGTAGGACATGCCCATGGCCTTGGCGGCTTTCTTGATCGACCCATGCTTCTGGATCATGTCCAGAAGCATGGCTCTGCCGGTGCCGAAGAAAACGGTTTTGTCGTCCTCTTCAAGCCAGATGTGCAGGCGTACGGTGGGGCGGTGCCTCTTTACGTCGTCCGTTGTCGGCGACTCCATGGATCAACAACCGGCAACGCATCTTGGCGGACGTTTGCTTTTGATCCGTTTGAGGCTGCGTACAGCGGCTTTTTTGACCGTTGTCGCTTCGGAGCGGGTTGTGAAGTGCAGTTGGGCGTGGGCGTCGTCGAGGTTCATGTAGCCCAAGGCGCAGACCGCGAAGTAGCGGATGCTTTCATTGCCGTCGCGCAACGCTTCCAGAAGGGATTCTCGCGGCAGGAGGTTGAAGCAGGCCGTGACCCAGGCGGCTTTGTGCGTCAGCTCCTTTTTGGCGAATTGGCAGAGCGCGCTCAAGCGCTTGAGCGTCGCGGCCGTTCCGCCGTATCCCAGGGCCATGGCGGCTTGGGCCCGAACGTCCGGGTCCGGGTCGTCGCAAGCCTCGATCATGGCCACCGTTGCCAGGGGCGAGGAGAATTGGTGCAGCAAGGAGAGCATGCGCTGTTTGGCCTCGCCTTGGGCATGGGGCAGGGCGTCCAGGAGCGGACGCAGGTTGGACGGGTCGTGCCAGCGCGACAGGGACCAGGCGGCCATGGCCTTGACCCGCTGAGATTCATCCCGCAGTGCTTCGCGCAGCAACGGGGCGGCTTCCCTGAACCCCAACCTGCCGAGGGCGTTCGCCGCCACGGAGCGGACCTGAAAGTGTTCGTCCCGCAGAGCGCGGGACAAAGGCAGCAGGGTTCGTTCACCGCCTCTGGAGCTGATGCAGAAGACGCTTTCCCGGCGAATTCGCCAGTCATCGTCACCCAGCATCCGGATAAACGGCTCAATGCCCACGGACAGCCAACGCAGCGTGCGGA comes from the Desulfonatronum sp. SC1 genome and includes:
- a CDS encoding FmdE family protein; the encoded protein is MHISLNPPDKFAETVRTFHGYISPGVIVGGYMVEKAKRELPGDILYDAVSETTHCLPDAIQLLTPCTLGNGWLRVVNLGRYALCLYDKENGNGVRVFLDPAKVEDWSHIGDWYLKRKPKKEQNTEALLDEIYNAGEEICGIRRIQVAARHLLNKRRGGIGICPTCREAYPVNDGEICRGCRDDDLYEGSPAG
- a CDS encoding formate dehydrogenase accessory protein FdhE, translated to MLDSRNAIPAEKVAESHPSAKHSKNEVPYSAEIAKAFGKLSAARIECGKNLDLESISDIVHDPDQFTQGVPLLADVGPELLREAYRQAASWMMPELIRSLPGIADELRILESAFAQSPELVDALLNMLANDDAEALDRFSATLGISERTFSFAGMEILKTCIQRAAELLGPLIADTPWSKGNCPICGSRPDMALLRPKAPEPSEYLVSKSGQLWLHCSLCAHQWRFLRSKCPHCGDTEPDGLLYYASAERRGERFYACSQCNRYFNCLDLTEHDAEPDLTLAPLSLIHLDCLARENGFIPLAELPWNQFCDSSLVNISPGS
- a CDS encoding 4Fe-4S dicluster domain-containing protein, which encodes MAKTIFIDTSRCTACRGCQVACKEWKGHKAVPTKQRGTHQNPPDFTPFNFKLVRFSEHKIDDRIHWLFFPDQCRHCVYPPCKMAGDMFDDTAILHDEASGAVLFTDKTKGLDFQTIRESCPYDVPRLDEETGLITKCDMCIDRIQAGMQPACVKVCPTGTMNFGEREEMLSLADARLERVKREHPQAQLLDRADLRVIYLVTLPRSRYHQYAGRESGPVTRKAFLEKLASPVRRMSA
- the fdnG gene encoding formate dehydrogenase-N subunit alpha, translated to MELSRRGFMKMTGAGVAGMSLARLGFDVKPVQAYAAGLKIEGAKEVISICHFCSCGCNVLMHVRDGKLINVEGDPDYPVSEGSLCAKGAAMLSMHNNEKRILKPLYRAPGADKWEEKDWNFVLDRIARLVKDTRDKDFIGKDAQGRTVNRVESIFHLGGSQLDNEECALKHQMFRALGGVYIDHQARVUHSATVPALAESFGRGAMTNHWVDIKNADAILIMGSNCAEHHPISFKWVLKAKDAGAVVMHVDPRFTRTSARCDFHVPLRSGTDIPFLAGMVKYILDNDLYDKDYVFNYTNAAFVVGQDFDFKDGMFSGYDPATKKYDQKKWAFALDDKGVPQRDTTLANPRSVFQIMKTHYDRYTLDKVSEITGVSQDNLLKVYKAYAATGQPGKAGTMMYALGWTQHTVGCQNIRLSAIVQLLLGNIGKAGGAINALRGEPNVQGSTDHALLWHIIPGYNAMPNANWQTLDDYLTANTPKSNDPKSANWWQNRPKYVTSLLKGWFGEAATKENGFGYGWLPKIEPGKDYSSAFMFDAMYAGKVKGGFIYGHNPAQTMPHTHKVRKSMDNLDWLVVAELFDTETSSFWRRPGVDPKSVKTEVFLLPSCQRGEKDGTISNSGRWHMWHHKAIEPQGQSVPMGKMVVDIMNRVRDLYAKEEGAFPEPILNLDWPKDYDPNYIARKTNGWFTRDVEVNGRQFKKGDQVPSFAFLTADGSTVSLNWLYAGGYTNDGNLAKRRDLTQTSLQAKIGLFPNFAWCWPVNRRILYNRASVDLNGKPLNPEKVVIAWEGDKWVGDVPDGPWPPMAHENGKYPFIMQVEGHGAMYGPGRVDGPLPEHYEPAETPVAAHPFSKQMHNPCMKISTTDMDVIAPNADPKYPIVLTTGCLTEHWCSGSDTRNTPALLEAEPQQYVEVSHELAKELGIANGDPVIVESIRGSMEAIAMVTVRISPFNIQGKTTHLVFMPFCFGFMTPGVGDAVNRLTVPAYDPNVTIPEYKACLVNIRKADKVTELSV
- a CDS encoding winged helix-turn-helix domain-containing protein, coding for MESPTTDDVKRHRPTVRLHIWLEEDDKTVFFGTGRAMLLDMIQKHGSIKKAAKAMGMSYRAAWGKIKASEKALGVQLVEYPGHKCDGCRLTPFAVLLRNCFLLWFDAVERSALDLAGALFPWPVKSYAETPSPQDDPPSSAPLVNAKKRA
- a CDS encoding HEAT repeat domain-containing protein — protein: MSRYPSQCPSSFLDPNTPDVSFRDESADLCPEQREELQAALELLDSPELIQRFRGESRLTRLGDPVVPYLLEILASSPWSLRHTGILEAFKQIRPPLAVPMVSSLLEHPEANVRLAAVRTLRWLSVGIEPFIRMLGDDDWRIRRESVFCISSRGGERTLLPLSRALRDEHFQVRSVAANALGRLGFREAAPLLREALRDESQRVKAMAAWSLSRWHDPSNLRPLLDALPHAQGEAKQRMLSLLHQFSSPLATVAMIEACDDPDPDVRAQAAMALGYGGTAATLKRLSALCQFAKKELTHKAAWVTACFNLLPRESLLEALRDGNESIRYFAVCALGYMNLDDAHAQLHFTTRSEATTVKKAAVRSLKRIKSKRPPRCVAGC